Part of the Gemmatimonadaceae bacterium genome is shown below.
TCCGCATCCGTCCCCCCCTTCCCCGCCACCGACGTCACGAGGAGGAGCGAGAGCCACTTGTGCAGCTCGGCGCGCCCGACCATCCGCACCGCATGCCGGATCGACTCGATCCCGCGTCCGCCCATCGACGCCGAGTTCACCGTGCGCAGCAGCTTGTACGTCAGCGACACGTCACCACGGAAGGCCTCCTCCAGCGCGGCGTCCGTCGTGTCCGGGTCGCGCAGGAGGTTCATCAGGCGGAGGATCGTCAGCTGCCCCGCGGTGAGGTCGCGGCGCGCCAGCGTTTCCGGCTTGCTGAAGTAGTAGCCCTGGAACAGGCCGTAGCCTAACGCCATGCAGGTGCCGTGGACGGCCGGCGTCTCCACGCGCTCGGCGAGGATGATCCCCCCGTACGGCGCCACGCGCTGGTAGGCCGCCTGCAGTTCGGCGTCGCCCTTGTTGAGGACATCGAGCTTGACGATCTTCGCCAGCCGCAACATGGGATCGAAGGCGGGGGTGTACTCGAAATCATCGAGCGCCATCGTGTAGCCCGCCCCCACCAGGGCGTGGCACGCGTCCACCACCTCGGGATCGGGCGTCACCGTCTCCAGCAGCTCGATGACCACCGTCGACGGATCGAAGAGCTGATACGTCCCCTGCACCAGCATGTCGCGCGTGAAGTTGAGGAAGGCGCGGTGCCCCCCCGTCATGCGATCGAGTCCGATGTTGAGGAAGGCGTGGACCAGGACCTCCGATGCCATCACGTTGGCCGTGATGCCGTCGGCGGTGGTGTGCGCACCCGTGCGACGGTACAGCAGCTCGTACGCGTACAGTTCGCCGCCCCGGTCGAAGATGGGCTGCCGTGCGACGAAGACATCGACCAGCGATTCACCGCTGTCGGCGTCAGGCGCCTGCGGGGACGCGGGCGCGTGAGGGGGCACGGAAGGGGGCGCTGTCGGGCGCGCGGGCGTGGTGGTGATCGTCACGGGAGAGGAGGCAAGGCGTGAGACGTCCTTCACCAGTATCGACCGGATGCGGCCTCGACTTGTCTAGCCTCTGGGCGAGCGTTAGCCTTCCCCTTCCCCCCGGGGCCAGGCTCCGGGGCGCGCGCGAGTAGCTCAGCTGGATAGAGCGTCGGCCTCCGGAGCCGAAGGTCGTGGGTTCGAATCCCGCCTCGCGCACTACCATCGCAGCTGACTGTTCCGGGCGCGCTTAGCGCGTTCGAGAGAGCGACGTCAGCCATGTCACGAGCGGTGGTTCGGAGCGCGAACTCGATCGGATCCGCGGCGTTGTTCTTGCTGCCTCGACTCGCCGGCGCGACCGTGATTCTCGTCTCGGCGGCTCGTCCCCGCGCTAACTCGCGCCACGAGTCCGTTACAGTCAGGCATTGTTGAACGCCTCTGCTCGCCTTGCCGCGCCTTCCGGCGCTACATACTTTCGCGTTCAAGCGACCGGATAGCTCAGCGGTTCGAACACTCGCGTCCTCCCCCCACCTCGCGTGGACATCGTCGAACTCAAAAGGAAGTCGGTCGCCGAGCTCCTCGAGCTCGCGACCGACCTGAGCCTGCAGGAGACCTCCGGGCTCCGGAAGCAGGACCTGATCTTCCGAATCGAGCAGCGCCTGCTGGATCAGCAGGTCGTGCTGCGCGGTGAGGGGGTGCTCGAGATTCTCGCGGAGGGCTACGGCTTCCTGCGCAGCCAGGACTGGAGCTACCTCCACGGTCCCGACGACATCTACGTCTCGCCGTCGCAGATCAAGCGCTTCGACCTCCGCACGGGTGACACGATTCGCGGCGAGGTCCGCCCCCCCAAGCAGTGGGAGCGGTACCTCGCGCTGCTCAAGGTCGATCTCATCAACGGCGGCGAGCCCGACCCCTCGTCGCCGCGACTCATCTTCGACAACCTCCGTCCGCGCTACCCCGACCAGCGGTTGCGCCTGGAGAACGGCGATGTGTCGATGCGGGTGGTGGACCTGATCGCCCCCATCGGCAAGGGACAGCGCGGCCTCATCGTCGCCCCGCCCCGCGCCGGCAAGACGATCCTCCTCCAGAAGATGGCGAACGCCATCGCCGACAATCACCCCGAGGTCTCGCTCATCGTCCTCCTCATCGATGAGCGCCCCGAGGAAGTGACCGACTTCCACGAGTCGGTGCCCAAGGCGGAGGTCATCAGTTCCACCTTTGACGAGCCACCCGACCGTCACGTGCAAGTGGCGGAGATGGTGATCGAGAAGGCCAAGCGCCTCGTGGAGAGCGGACGCGATGTCGTGATCCTTCTCGACTCCATCACACGGCTGGCGCGCGCGCATAACGCGGTCATCCCGCAGTCCGGGAAGATCCTCTCCGGCGGCCTCGATGCTTCGGCCATGCAGAAGCCCAAGCGCTTCTTCGGCTCGGCGCGCAAGATCGACGACGGCGGGTCGCTGACCATCATTGCCACAGCGCTGGTGGAAACCGGGTCGCGCATGGACGAGGTGATCTTCGAGGAGTTCAAGGGGACCGGCAACATGGAGTTGGTCCTGAGCCGTGAGATCGCCAACCGCCGCGTCTTCCCCGCCATCGATATCAACAAGTCGGGGACGCGCCGCGAGGAACTCCTCCTGGACCGGGAGGAGATGAACCGCGTGTACCTCCTGCGCACCTTCCTGGGCGACATGCCTCCCGACGACGGGATCTCCTTCCTGCTGAAGCAACTCGTGCGATCGAAGACGAATCGCGAGTTCTTCCAGCAGATGGCGCAGGGGTAAGGGACGACGTCGCCGTCATCACCGGGCACTGCCGAACCTGGACGCTTGCTCGCCGTTGACTACGGGGAACGGCGCGTGGGGCTGGCGGTGAGCGATCCCACGCAGACCATCGCCTCGCCGGCGGGCTTCATCCTGCGCCGTATCGGCAAGCGCCCGCCCATCGCCGAGATCATTCGGCGGGCGAGCGAGCACGAGGCGACAGGCTTCGTGCTGGGGCTGCCGCTGGACAGCGACGGCGAGGAGACCGAGCGTTCGCGCGAGGTGCGTCACATTGCCGCCGAGTTGGAGAAGCGCACCGGCCTCCCGGTGCGGCTCATCGACGAGCGGTTTTCGTCTGCGGCCGCGCTGCGCGCCATTCGCGAGATGGGCGGGTCCACGCGCGGCCGGAAGGGCGACGTGGACGCCATGGCGGCGGCGATCCTGTTGCAGCAGGCGCTGGGGATGGGCAGCGTGGGTCCGATGCTGGAGAACGGGTACGGAGCGAGTGGAAATGATGACGGAGGGGGTGCCGGTGCGCGTTAGGTTGAGATCGGGGGGGGCCCCCCGCGCCGCCGTTGCACGAGCCGCCGCTGCACGAGGGGCCGCTACACGAGCCGCGGTTGCACGCGCCGCCGCTACACGCGCCGCCGCTACACGCGCCGCCGCTACACGCGCCGCCGCTACACGAGCCGCGGTTGCACGCGCCGCCGGTGCACGCGCCGCCGGTGCACGCGCCGCCGGTGCACGCGCCGCCGCTGC
Proteins encoded:
- the ruvX gene encoding Holliday junction resolvase RuvX, encoding MLAVDYGERRVGLAVSDPTQTIASPAGFILRRIGKRPPIAEIIRRASEHEATGFVLGLPLDSDGEETERSREVRHIAAELEKRTGLPVRLIDERFSSAAALRAIREMGGSTRGRKGDVDAMAAAILLQQALGMGSVGPMLENGYGASGNDDGGGAGAR
- the rho gene encoding transcription termination factor Rho, whose product is MDIVELKRKSVAELLELATDLSLQETSGLRKQDLIFRIEQRLLDQQVVLRGEGVLEILAEGYGFLRSQDWSYLHGPDDIYVSPSQIKRFDLRTGDTIRGEVRPPKQWERYLALLKVDLINGGEPDPSSPRLIFDNLRPRYPDQRLRLENGDVSMRVVDLIAPIGKGQRGLIVAPPRAGKTILLQKMANAIADNHPEVSLIVLLIDERPEEVTDFHESVPKAEVISSTFDEPPDRHVQVAEMVIEKAKRLVESGRDVVILLDSITRLARAHNAVIPQSGKILSGGLDASAMQKPKRFFGSARKIDDGGSLTIIATALVETGSRMDEVIFEEFKGTGNMELVLSREIANRRVFPAIDINKSGTRREELLLDREEMNRVYLLRTFLGDMPPDDGISFLLKQLVRSKTNREFFQQMAQG
- a CDS encoding HDOD domain-containing protein, with amino-acid sequence MPPHAPASPQAPDADSGESLVDVFVARQPIFDRGGELYAYELLYRRTGAHTTADGITANVMASEVLVHAFLNIGLDRMTGGHRAFLNFTRDMLVQGTYQLFDPSTVVIELLETVTPDPEVVDACHALVGAGYTMALDDFEYTPAFDPMLRLAKIVKLDVLNKGDAELQAAYQRVAPYGGIILAERVETPAVHGTCMALGYGLFQGYYFSKPETLARRDLTAGQLTILRLMNLLRDPDTTDAALEEAFRGDVSLTYKLLRTVNSASMGGRGIESIRHAVRMVGRAELHKWLSLLLVTSVAGKGGTDAELVRLAIQRARFCETVALLARDRRTAEALFMVGLFSLLDAILKVPLQELLHLIDLADEVRRALLVRSGPYAPTLALVEAYERGAWAVVAAESDTMGIDAALLGQLYLDAVRWTRERIEQAA